In Erigeron canadensis isolate Cc75 chromosome 8, C_canadensis_v1, whole genome shotgun sequence, the DNA window TGTAGCATTCAATATACATGACATGAGACTTTTGACCTAATCTTCTATTTTTACCCCTTAGAAACAGATACAATGTGACCCGAATCAAGCCATTAATAGGTAAATGGGACTATATATCCACCTTTACTAAATGGTAGTTAAAATACgagtttttcaaatgtaattatTACCTTCAGTTGTTGAAGTTGAACCCACCGGGTGGAACTTGAACATTATTTGCTCCAAAGTTAAAGCCAGGTTGTGCAACATCTCCTACagcctcctcttcttcttccaacCAGTACGTCTCAAGAATCTTAACTGCTTTCTCATAAATTTCATTATTGTCATGGCTCTGCAAATTCTCAATCTTTTCAAGACCCTCTGCATCATCTATTAACTGAGCATAAATATTAACATCTCCTGAATGCCCCAAATTCTTCTCGGCTTCCCCAACTTTGAGTATGTTCTCAAGTCCTTCTAAACAAACAGTCACGATCCTTGGATCGGGACATGCAAGAAGATCACATAGGGGTTTTATACATCCCTGGTTCACCAAGTACCTAAATGTCATACCATATAGTTGAAGGTTTAATTATGTTTCTTTAGATATTAATGTTTGGTAAGAATATGAAAAGAGAGTTTACTTGATCTGTTCATTGTTACCACCAGAAGTGGCATTTGAAATTGCCCAGGCAGCTTCTTTCTTTATGTCAAATTCAGCTGTCTGTAGTAGATTCACAAGGGGGCCAATTAACCCTGCTCCAATTACTGCCTGTACAATGAAAAGGTaaatattattacatatatttctACTTAAGGTGGGAATgtcaacatatttttttataaatgggtaaaataaacaaatgtggCTAAATAAAAAAGCAGGGTAAAGGGggcaaaagttggaaaagaaaaaaaaaaaaattttgggtAAAATGGAAAGTGAAATTTTGATGCTATAGTTATACAAACAAAATTCAGAAAAAAGTGCTCTGGGTCACCTGCTCAAAAGAGTTACCTACTTTGATTTGTTACCCAAGAGGCcccaacccacccatcttgccaccAGCACGACTATCCAATAACGAATGAAGGTTTTATTGCATGATGATGTTAAGGAAAACATATTAGAGCTTCTTTCTTCCTTCAAATATACCTGTATTTGTTCTTTGTTTCCTGCAGTGATGTTTGAGATTGTCCAACATGCTTCCTTCTTGATGCTCTTTTTATGGTTATTTGTAAGCAAGTTCAGCAGGCATGGAAGTGCACCGTGCTCAATAATACACTGCAAAAAAGCTTACTGAAATGAGTTCATAATTTGGAAGTCACTAATTTAAGACTATATAAAGCTGgcacttttttttttcgaaactAGTACACACAAACTCGACATGGAGACCCTGCCATGACAGAACAAAATTTCGATTTGACCAAGCCATAAAGTCAACCATGTTATTGATTGTGTCATTTTCAGAAAAGAGAGGTACTAAAGATCATGTTCCTGATTGCGTGTTCAGTAAGTGGTCAACTAAGAACCCAATGCTTGATTAGGGATCAAGCTATTTGTTTAAGCAGGCCAGTCAAGCAATCTAGAATTAAAGTAAAACTAATTGTCTAACTCAGcctttagaaaacaagtgatgCTAAATATTCTATCGTTCTCTTATAACTGTTttagcaaataaaaaataagaaaaatcagTTTTAGCCCGTAACCTTGTTACACCAAATATATGTTACAAACAGTTTTACAAACAATCAAAGAATTTTTCTAGACAAAAAATATCAAGATCTTGTTTAATGAACAAATAATTGTATCCTTAAACACTACCTACACACTTCACTGAAAAAGCTAAATGACTTTAGTGATCTACACGATCTTAGCTTTCCGAAGCACAAATCAGTCATACTAGTCAGCAAAGTAACCAGGATTTAAGACTTATGCCCATGAGAATAGACAGAGAGAAACATTAAGTAAAATTTTAACAAGCTAACACAAAATAATGTAAGTGCCAAAGACTTGACATTTCTTTTTAACGTATATATGATGTCACTTATGTTTGAGGACTGCAATTAATAGTTCTCTGTTACGGGACATATTGTACTTGAcatgtatttatgtatgtatatgtattgagGAGCGCCGGAGGAAACTTACATACCTGAGTTTGGAGATCATCTCCAGTAACGATGTTCCCAACAGTTCGCAGTGCAGGAATGAGTACAGAAGGAGAAGGATGTCTAAAGAAGCAGAAGTAGAGTCATCAAACTCTTACACATTTCAGTTGGAGAATATCAAGCAAAAAAAGTATAGAAGTAAAACTCACTGGAGCAGCTCAACCAGACGTGGGCAAACACCCGCCTCAATTACAGCTTGAATTTTGTCATTTGTACCATCAGACAAATAGGAGAGAGCCCAGCAAGCATCTGTCAAAACCTCTTCATCATTCGAGTGAACAAGACGTTCAAGAGCAGGAAGTGCCGGCTTTGTCTGCAAATTATAAATCGTCAGTATATCATACAGGAAAAAAGATCAATAACAGTCTGAACTAAATAATCTTaacaaccagttcgaaaggcgGTTGTGGTTTTCCACGACAGAAATTTGATAATGTCCAGGTGGCATTTCTCAGCATGGAAAGTTTAGCATGCTCGTTCAACTGAGCCAGTAAAGGAATCAAGGCTCCTTGACCAAGGACGAGATCACGGCACCTAGGTGAATCTCCAGCAACATTTCCCAATGCCCAAACAGCCTACAACAACAAAAATGTGATG includes these proteins:
- the LOC122610059 gene encoding importin subunit alpha-2-like; translation: MSLRPSARTEVRRNRYKVAVDAEEGRRRREDNMVEIRKNKREENLLKKRQVVPSAATGGVAALPVQSSTIEKKLESLPSMVAGVYSKDGSLQLEATTQFRKLLSIERSPPIEEVIQSGVVPRFVEFLMREDFPQLQFEAAWALTNIASGTSENTKVVIDHGAVPIFVKLLGSPSDDVREQAVWALGNVAGDSPRCRDLVLGQGALIPLLAQLNEHAKLSMLRNATWTLSNFCRGKPQPPFELTKPALPALERLVHSNDEEVLTDACWALSYLSDGTNDKIQAVIEAGVCPRLVELLQHPSPSVLIPALRTVGNIVTGDDLQTQCIIEHGALPCLLNLLTNNHKKSIKKEACWTISNITAGNKEQIQAVIGAGLIGPLVNLLQTAEFDIKKEAAWAISNATSGGNNEQIKYLVNQGCIKPLCDLLACPDPRIVTVCLEGLENILKVGEAEKNLGHSGDVNIYAQLIDDAEGLEKIENLQSHDNNEIYEKAVKILETYWLEEEEEAVGDVAQPGFNFGANNVQVPPGGFNFNN